Proteins encoded in a region of the Globicephala melas chromosome 1, mGloMel1.2, whole genome shotgun sequence genome:
- the SRSF4 gene encoding serine/arginine-rich splicing factor 4 produces MPRVYIGRLSYQARERDVERFFKGYGKILEVDLKNGYGFVEFDDLRDADDAVYELNGKDLCGERVIVEHARGPRRDGSYGSGRSGYGYRRSGRDKYGPPTRTEYRLIVENLSSRCSWQDLKDYMRQAGEVTYADAHKGRKNEGVIEFVSYSDMKRALEKLDGTEVNGRKIRLVEDKPGSRRRRSYSRSRSHSRSRSRSRHSRKSRSRSGSSKSSHSKSRSRSRSGSRSRSKSRSRSQSRSRSKKDKSRSPSKDQSRSRSRSADKRRSKSKDQAEEKVQNSDSTGKSKSRSPSRQKSKSKSRSRSQERGAQEKRGSVSRSRSQEKSLRKSRSRSRSKGGSRSRSRSKSKDKRKGRKRSREESRSRSRSHSRSKSERSRKRGGKRDSKSGSSKKKKKEDADRSQSRSRSRSGSKEREHAKSESGQREGQGESEDAGANQETRSRSRSNSKSKPNLPSESRSRSKSASKTRSRSKSRSRSASRSRSRSRSRSHSRS; encoded by the exons ATATGGGTTTGTGGAGTTTGATGATCTGCGAGATGCAGATGATGCTGTTTATGAACTGAATGGCAAAGACCTTTGTGGTGAGCGAGTAATTGTTGAGCATGCCCGCGGCCCGCGACGAGATGGCAGTTACGGTTCTGGACGCA GTGGATATGGTTATAGAAGAAGTGGCCGAGATAAATATGGCCCTCCTACCCGCACAGAATACAGACTTATTGTGGAGAATTTGTCAAGTCGGTGCAGCTGGCAAGACCTAAAG gaTTATATGCGTCAGGCGGGAGAAGTGACCTATGCAGATGCTCACAAGGGACGCAAAAATGAAGGGGTGATTGAATTTGTGTCTTACTCTGATATGAAAAGAGCTTTGGAAAAGTTAGATGGAACTGAAGTCAATGGCAGAAAAATCAGATTAGTTGAAGACAAGCCTGGTTCTAGACGACGCCGGTCCTACTCCAGGAGCCGGAGTCACTCAAG ATCTCGCTCTCGAAGCAGACATTCTCGTAAGAGCAGAAGCCGAAGTggcagcagcaaaagcagtcatTCTAAGAGTAGATCCCGATCCAG ATCAGGCTCCCGTTCCCGGAGCAAGAGCCGCAGCCGCAGCCAGAGCCGCAGCCGCAGCAAGAAGGACAAGAGCCGGAGCCCCAGCAAGGACCAGAGCCGGAGCCGCAGCCGCAGCGCCGACAAGCGCCGCAGCAAGAGCAAGGACCAGGCCGAGGAGAAGGTCCAGAACAGCGACAGCACCGGCAAGTCCAAGAGCCGCAGCCCCAGCAGGCAGAAAAGCAAGAGCAAAAGCAGAAGCCGCAGTCAGGAGAGGGGCGCGCAGGAGAAGCGGGGCAGCGTGAGCAGGAGCCGGAGCCAGGAGAAGAGCCTGCGCAAgagccgcagccgcagccgcagcaAAGGAggcagccgcagccgcagccgcagcaAAAGCAAGgacaagaggaaggggaggaagagaagcagggaggagagccgcagccgcagccgcagccaCAGCCGCAGCAAGAGCGAGAGGAGCAGGAAGCGAGGCGGCAAGCGAGACAGCAAGTCGGGCAGcagcaagaagaagaagaaggaagacgCCGACCGCTCCCAGTCCAGATCGCGATCCCGCTCGGGCTCGAAGGAGCGGGAACACGCCAAGTCTGAGTCTGGCCAGAGGGAAGGCCAAGGGGAGAGTGAGGATGCTGGCGCCAATCAGGAGACCCGGTCCAGGTCGAGGTCCAAttccaaatcaaaaccaaaccTCCCGTCAGAATCACGCTCCAGATCAAAGTCCGCGTCAAAAACCCGATCCCGGTCCAAGTCTAGATCCAGGTCTGCGTCCAGATCGCGCTCCCGGTCTAGATCCAGGTCGCACTCGAGGTCCTAA